A section of the Triticum dicoccoides isolate Atlit2015 ecotype Zavitan chromosome 7A, WEW_v2.0, whole genome shotgun sequence genome encodes:
- the LOC119327849 gene encoding sucrose synthase 7-like isoform X2 produces the protein MASNLSFKRMDSIAETMPDALQQSRYQMKRCFQRYVSKGRRLLKNQQLVEELEKSLDDKAEKEKLVEGFLGYIICSTQEAVVLPPFVAFAVRMNPGIWEYVKVHSDDLSVEGITPSEYLKFKETLYDEKWAKDDNSLEVDFGALDLSTPHLTLPSSIGNGMQFISKFMSSKLNEKPESMKPLLDYLLTLNYRGEKLMVNDTIDTVDKLQTALLLAEVFVSGLPKFTPYLKFEQRFQEWGLEKGWGENAERCKETLNFLSEVLQAPDPINMEKFFSRVPSIFNIVIFSIHGYFGQEKVLGLPDTGGQVVYILDQVRSMEEELVQRIKQQGLHITPKILVLTRLIPDSKGTKCNVELEPVENTKYSHILRVPFKTEDGKDLRQWVSRFDIYPYLERYTQDASAKILDILEGKPDLIIGNYTDGNLVASLMSSKLGVTQGTIAHALEKTKYENSDAKWRELDQKYHFSCQFTADMIAMNTTDFIITSTYQEIAGSKEKPGQYEHHYAFTMPGLCRFATGINVFDPKFNIAAPGADQSVYFPYTQKQKRLTGLHPQIEELLYSKEDTDEHIGYLADKNKPIIFSMARLDKVKNITGLVEWYGQNKKVRDLVNLVVVAGLLNAAQSKDREEIDEINKMHNLIDKYQLKGQIRWIKAQTDRVRNGELYRYIADTKGAFVQPALYEAFGLTVIEAMNCGLPTFATNQEGPAEIIVDGVSGFHINPTNGRGAGTKIADFFQKCKEDPSYWNKVSTAGLQRIYECYTWKIYATKVLNMGSMYGFWRTLNKEERAAKQRYLQIFYNLQYRNLVKTVPRIGEQPPRTTASTSIAGAAVKAAEPDPEDDDQPTRAEAARKQMIRTTT, from the exons ATGGCTTCCAATCTCAGCTTCAAGAGAATGGACAGCATCGCTGAAACCATGCCTGATGCGCTGCAACAAAGCCGGTACCAGATGAAGAGATGCTTCCAAAG GTATGTATCGAAGGGCAGGAGGCTCTTGAAGAACCAGCAGCTCGTGGAGGAGCTGGAAAAATCACTAGATGACAAAGCTGAGAAGGAAAAGCTTGTTGAAGGCTTTCTCGGTTACATTATTTGTTCGACACag GAAGCTGTAGTGCTACCGCCATTCGTTGCATTCGCTGTTAGAATGAATCCTGGCATCTGGGAATACGTCAAAGTTCACTCCGATGATCTGTCGGTCGAAGGAATTACACCATCAGAGTACCTGAAGTTCAAAGAGACCTTATATGATGAGAAATG GGCCAAGGATGACAATTCATTGGAAGTTGATTTTGGCGCTCTTGACCTCTCAACACCTCATCTGACGCTGCCCTCGTCCATAGGGAATGGGATGCAGTTTATCTCCAAATTCATGTCTTCAAAGCTGAATGAGAAGCCTGAAAGCATGAAGCCATTGCTAGACTATTTGCTCACCCTGAATTACCGCGGCGAG AAACTGATGGTCAACGACACAATCGATACGGTCGACAAGCTTCAGACAGCGCTGCTCCTTGCAGAAGTTTTTGTCAGCGGGCTGCCTAAATTCACACCATATTTGAAATTTGAACAGAG ATTTCAGGAGTGGGGATTGGAGAAAGGATGGGGTGAGAACGCAGAAAGGTGCAAGGAGACTCTGAATTTCCTATCTGAAGTGCTCCAGGCACCAGATCCTATCAACATGGAGAAGTTCTTCAGCAGGGTCCCATCCATATTTAACATCGTCATCTTCTCCATCCATGGTTACTTTGGCCAAGAGAAGGTTCTAGGATTGCCAGACACCGGCGGTCAG GTTGTCTACATCCTGGACCAAGTCAGGTCCatggaagaggagctggtgcaaagaATCAAGCAGCAGGGTTTGCATATAACACCAAAGATTCTTGTG CTAACAAGACTGATACCAGATTCCAAAGGCACAAAATGCAATGTGGAGCTCGAACCGGTTGAAAATACAAAATATTCACACATACTCCGTGTGCCATTCAAGACTGAAGACGGGAAAGATTTGCGCCAGTGGGTGTCTCGGTTTGACATTTACCCGTACCTAGAGAGATATACTCAG GATGCTTCTGCCAAGATCCTTGACATTCTAGAGGGCAAACCAGACTTGATCATTGGCAACTACACCGACGGCAACTTAGTGGCGTCCCTCATGTCGAGCAAACTAGGTGTCACACAG GGAACAATTGCACATGCTCTCGAGAAGACGAAGTATGAGAACTCAGATGCCAAGTGGAGAGAGCTGGACCAAAAATACCATTTCTCCTGCCAATTCACTGCCGATATGATTGCCATGAACACTACCGATTTTATCATCACTAGCACATACCAAGAAATTGCTGGGAG CAAGGAGAAGCCTGGTCAATATGAACACCACTATGCATTCACAATGCCCGGGCTTTGCCGCTTCGCCACGGGCATCAATGTCTTTGATCCGAAGTTCAACATTGCTGCCCCTGGCGCCGATCAgtccgtctacttcccctacacacaGAAGCAGAAGCGGCTGACAGGTTTACACCCACAAATTGAGGAGTTACTGTACAGCAAGGAGGATACAGACGAACACAT AGGGTATCTGGCAGACAAAAATAAGCCAATCATTTTCTCGATGGCAAGGCTGGACAAGGTGAAGAACATCACTGGACTAGTGGAGTGGTATGGCCAGAACAAGAAGGTCAGGGACCTTGTGAACCTCGTCGTCGTTGCAGGCCTCCTGAATGCTGCGCAGTCCAAGGACCGAGAAGAGATAGACGAGATCAACAAGATGCATAATTTGATCGACAAGTACCAGCTGAAAGGACAGATCCGGTGGATCAAGGCTCAGACTGACCGTGTCCGTAACGGCGAGCTGTACCGTTACATTGCAGATACAAAGGGTGCATTTGTTCAG CCTGCACTCTACGAAGCATTTGGGCTAACAGTCATCGAGGCGATGAACTGCGGGCTTCCAACCTTTGCGACAAACCAGGAAGGGCCAGCGGAGATCATTGTCGATGGCGTCTCAGGTTTCCACATAAACCCGACGAACGGCAGGGGGGCAGGGACCAAGATTGCAGACTTCTTCCAGAAGTGCAAGGAAGACCCAAGCTACTGGAACAAGGTGTCCACTGCTGGACTTCAGCGCATCTACGAATG TTACACATGGAAGATATACGCTACTAAAGTGCTGAACATGGGATCGATGTATGGCTTCTGGAGGACTCTGAACAAGGAGGAGAGAGCGGCCAAACAGCGGTACCTGCAGATATTCTACAATCTTCAGTACAGGAACCTG GTGAAGACTGTCCCTAGAATAGGGGAGCAGCCCCCGAGGACCACAGCCTCGACCTCGATAGCAGGCGCTGCGGTG AAAGCCGCGGAACCGGATCCAGAG GATGATGACCAACCTACTCGGGCCGAAGCGGCGCGCAAACAAATGATTAGAACAACTACATGA
- the LOC119327849 gene encoding sucrose synthase 7-like isoform X1 — protein MASNLSFKRMDSIAETMPDALQQSRYQMKRCFQRYVSKGRRLLKNQQLVEELEKSLDDKAEKEKLVEGFLGYIICSTQEAVVLPPFVAFAVRMNPGIWEYVKVHSDDLSVEGITPSEYLKFKETLYDEKWAKDDNSLEVDFGALDLSTPHLTLPSSIGNGMQFISKFMSSKLNEKPESMKPLLDYLLTLNYRGEKLMVNDTIDTVDKLQTALLLAEVFVSGLPKFTPYLKFEQRFQEWGLEKGWGENAERCKETLNFLSEVLQAPDPINMEKFFSRVPSIFNIVIFSIHGYFGQEKVLGLPDTGGQVVYILDQVRSMEEELVQRIKQQGLHITPKILVLTRLIPDSKGTKCNVELEPVENTKYSHILRVPFKTEDGKDLRQWVSRFDIYPYLERYTQDASAKILDILEGKPDLIIGNYTDGNLVASLMSSKLGVTQGTIAHALEKTKYENSDAKWRELDQKYHFSCQFTADMIAMNTTDFIITSTYQEIAGSKEKPGQYEHHYAFTMPGLCRFATGINVFDPKFNIAAPGADQSVYFPYTQKQKRLTGLHPQIEELLYSKEDTDEHIGYLADKNKPIIFSMARLDKVKNITGLVEWYGQNKKVRDLVNLVVVAGLLNAAQSKDREEIDEINKMHNLIDKYQLKGQIRWIKAQTDRVRNGELYRYIADTKGAFVQPALYEAFGLTVIEAMNCGLPTFATNQEGPAEIIVDGVSGFHINPTNGRGAGTKIADFFQKCKEDPSYWNKVSTAGLQRIYECYTWKIYATKVLNMGSMYGFWRTLNKEERAAKQRYLQIFYNLQYRNLVKTVPRIGEQPPRTTASTSIAGAAVVRDEIVVRPKERKPRNRIQRMMTNLLGPKRRANK, from the exons ATGGCTTCCAATCTCAGCTTCAAGAGAATGGACAGCATCGCTGAAACCATGCCTGATGCGCTGCAACAAAGCCGGTACCAGATGAAGAGATGCTTCCAAAG GTATGTATCGAAGGGCAGGAGGCTCTTGAAGAACCAGCAGCTCGTGGAGGAGCTGGAAAAATCACTAGATGACAAAGCTGAGAAGGAAAAGCTTGTTGAAGGCTTTCTCGGTTACATTATTTGTTCGACACag GAAGCTGTAGTGCTACCGCCATTCGTTGCATTCGCTGTTAGAATGAATCCTGGCATCTGGGAATACGTCAAAGTTCACTCCGATGATCTGTCGGTCGAAGGAATTACACCATCAGAGTACCTGAAGTTCAAAGAGACCTTATATGATGAGAAATG GGCCAAGGATGACAATTCATTGGAAGTTGATTTTGGCGCTCTTGACCTCTCAACACCTCATCTGACGCTGCCCTCGTCCATAGGGAATGGGATGCAGTTTATCTCCAAATTCATGTCTTCAAAGCTGAATGAGAAGCCTGAAAGCATGAAGCCATTGCTAGACTATTTGCTCACCCTGAATTACCGCGGCGAG AAACTGATGGTCAACGACACAATCGATACGGTCGACAAGCTTCAGACAGCGCTGCTCCTTGCAGAAGTTTTTGTCAGCGGGCTGCCTAAATTCACACCATATTTGAAATTTGAACAGAG ATTTCAGGAGTGGGGATTGGAGAAAGGATGGGGTGAGAACGCAGAAAGGTGCAAGGAGACTCTGAATTTCCTATCTGAAGTGCTCCAGGCACCAGATCCTATCAACATGGAGAAGTTCTTCAGCAGGGTCCCATCCATATTTAACATCGTCATCTTCTCCATCCATGGTTACTTTGGCCAAGAGAAGGTTCTAGGATTGCCAGACACCGGCGGTCAG GTTGTCTACATCCTGGACCAAGTCAGGTCCatggaagaggagctggtgcaaagaATCAAGCAGCAGGGTTTGCATATAACACCAAAGATTCTTGTG CTAACAAGACTGATACCAGATTCCAAAGGCACAAAATGCAATGTGGAGCTCGAACCGGTTGAAAATACAAAATATTCACACATACTCCGTGTGCCATTCAAGACTGAAGACGGGAAAGATTTGCGCCAGTGGGTGTCTCGGTTTGACATTTACCCGTACCTAGAGAGATATACTCAG GATGCTTCTGCCAAGATCCTTGACATTCTAGAGGGCAAACCAGACTTGATCATTGGCAACTACACCGACGGCAACTTAGTGGCGTCCCTCATGTCGAGCAAACTAGGTGTCACACAG GGAACAATTGCACATGCTCTCGAGAAGACGAAGTATGAGAACTCAGATGCCAAGTGGAGAGAGCTGGACCAAAAATACCATTTCTCCTGCCAATTCACTGCCGATATGATTGCCATGAACACTACCGATTTTATCATCACTAGCACATACCAAGAAATTGCTGGGAG CAAGGAGAAGCCTGGTCAATATGAACACCACTATGCATTCACAATGCCCGGGCTTTGCCGCTTCGCCACGGGCATCAATGTCTTTGATCCGAAGTTCAACATTGCTGCCCCTGGCGCCGATCAgtccgtctacttcccctacacacaGAAGCAGAAGCGGCTGACAGGTTTACACCCACAAATTGAGGAGTTACTGTACAGCAAGGAGGATACAGACGAACACAT AGGGTATCTGGCAGACAAAAATAAGCCAATCATTTTCTCGATGGCAAGGCTGGACAAGGTGAAGAACATCACTGGACTAGTGGAGTGGTATGGCCAGAACAAGAAGGTCAGGGACCTTGTGAACCTCGTCGTCGTTGCAGGCCTCCTGAATGCTGCGCAGTCCAAGGACCGAGAAGAGATAGACGAGATCAACAAGATGCATAATTTGATCGACAAGTACCAGCTGAAAGGACAGATCCGGTGGATCAAGGCTCAGACTGACCGTGTCCGTAACGGCGAGCTGTACCGTTACATTGCAGATACAAAGGGTGCATTTGTTCAG CCTGCACTCTACGAAGCATTTGGGCTAACAGTCATCGAGGCGATGAACTGCGGGCTTCCAACCTTTGCGACAAACCAGGAAGGGCCAGCGGAGATCATTGTCGATGGCGTCTCAGGTTTCCACATAAACCCGACGAACGGCAGGGGGGCAGGGACCAAGATTGCAGACTTCTTCCAGAAGTGCAAGGAAGACCCAAGCTACTGGAACAAGGTGTCCACTGCTGGACTTCAGCGCATCTACGAATG TTACACATGGAAGATATACGCTACTAAAGTGCTGAACATGGGATCGATGTATGGCTTCTGGAGGACTCTGAACAAGGAGGAGAGAGCGGCCAAACAGCGGTACCTGCAGATATTCTACAATCTTCAGTACAGGAACCTG GTGAAGACTGTCCCTAGAATAGGGGAGCAGCCCCCGAGGACCACAGCCTCGACCTCGATAGCAGGCGCTGCGGTGGTGCGTGACGAGATCGTAGTGAGGCCGAAAGAAAG AAAGCCGCGGAACCGGATCCAGAG GATGATGACCAACCTACTCGGGCCGAAGCGGCGCGCAAACAAATGA